In Spirosoma sp. KUDC1026, the sequence TTTTTTCAGATCCGGTCAGCAAAAGTAAACCAGGTTGACTATAAAGTCAAACAAGTTGACTATATTTGTACAAAATTCAGTTATCAATCGTTTCTCTGTAACTGATCTTTGTGTTAGAATCGTGGAAATAGACAAGAAGACCTTTGATTTCGAACAATATAGGCTCATTAGAGAGCGGGCCGTCGGCCGGCTCTTCTGGCGGCTGAAGCGGTACGTTAATAATGCTGTTGAGCCAAAGCTGCATGAACTTGGGTACGAGAATTTCAAGATGAGTTACCTCATGCTTCTATCGCATATTGAAGAAGCAGGCACCACGAACAATGAACTGGCAAAGCGGTCGGGCGTGAGTAAGCAGATGATGAGTAAAATCGTAGGGCTGCTCGAAAAAGACGGCTATATCTATACCCAGAAAAACCCCAATGACAGCCGTTCCAGCATTATTTTTCTGAATGATCGGGGCAAAAAGCTGTTCCTGGCGCTCAAAGACTGCATGCAGCAGGTACGCGAAAAGTTCGATAACATTGTTGGGCACGCGGAGATGGAACAGGTCATCAACACAATGGCCCGACTCCTGGCCGAGCTGGATAAAGAGGAACAGTAGGCCCCGCCCGCTGGTTACCTACGTAGTGCATACGTTTAACCAGTGCTTCCTATGACCTTCCAGTCCATCAACCCATTCACCCAGCAACTCCTCGAAACGTACCCGGCTGACAGCAACGAAACTATCGAGCGTAAGCTCCAGCAAGCCGAACGGGCCTTTGCCGACTGGTCGGCTTTATCAATTCAGGAGCGGACTGGGTACCTGCTCCGGGTGGGCGAACAGCTCACGGCAAACAAAGAACAACTGGGCGAGCTGATTACGGCCGAAATGGGTAAAACCCGGAAGGAGGCTGTTTCAGAAATTGAAAAATGTGCCGCCTGCTGCACTTTCTACGCCGGGCACGCCGAACAGTTTCTGGCCGACCAGACTATTGAGTCAGATGCGCTACGCAGTTACGTTTCCTACCAGCCGCTTGGCCCCGTGCTGGCTATTATGCCCTGGAATTTTCCGTTCTGGCAGGTGTTTCGGTTTGCCATTCCCGGTTTGATTGCGGGCAATGTGGGCTTACTCAAACACGCCCCTAACGTATTCGGCTCCTCGCTGGCCATCGACGACGTATTTCGGAAAGCCGGTCTGCCGGAAGGCGTCTTTCAATCACTTCTCATCGACGTAGCGCCAGTCGAAGGCTTGCTCAAAGATAAGCGTATTAAGGCGGTTACACTGACGGGAAGCGGCCGGGCAGGGGCCTCCGTAGCCGGTATTGCAGGCAGTCAGATCAAGAAATCGGTGCTGGAACTAGGTGGCTCAGATGCCCTAGTCGTACTGGCTGACGCCGATCTGGAAAAGGCCGCTGAAATCGCTGTTAAATCCCGGATGCAGAACGCCGGACAAAGCTGCATTGCCGCCAAGCGATTTATCATTGATAAGCAGGTAAAGAAACAATTCACCGAACTGGTTCTTCAGCAAATTCAGCAAATCCGCCAGGGCAACCCACTAGACGACGCGACGACGATGGGTCCCATGGCCCGAATGGACCTGGCGGATTCCGTCGAGCGACAATATCATGAGTCGGTGGCCAAGGGAGCCAAGCCTTTGACGGGTGGCGATCAGACGAGCATTCAGCGTTCCGGTTGCAACGTACAGCCGATGCTGCTGGACAACGTAACGCCCGGTATGGCGGCTTTCGACGAAGAAACTTTCGGGCCACTCGCGGTCTTGGTCGAGGCCAAGGATGAAGCGGATGCCATCCGGCTCGCCAATCAGTCTGACTTTGGACTGGGTTCAGCCATCTGGACGCAGGATCTGGAGAAAGGCGCCCGGTTAGCCAGTCAGATTCAGGCGGGCTCAGTCTTTATCAACGGACTGATGCGCTCCGATGCCCGGGTTCCTTTCGGTGGCATCAAACAGTCGGGTTTTGGCCGCGAGTTATCGGAGGTCGGCATCCGGGAATTTGTGAACGTAAAAACGATCTGGATCGAGAAACCGGGCACCTAGCGGCTAGCTGGCCGATAGGTTGCTCAGCAGAAGACGAGTCTGCGCCTGCTGGTTCAGACTCCGTAATTGCAGGGTATGTGCTTTCAGTTTGATCAGGTTCCGATCAGGATTAATCTCCGACCCTTCCATTTCAGTCAGTAACTGTTCCAGTTTCGTCCGCATCCTGATCTGCAAGGCAACAAGATTACTCAGGGGATTCTGATCGATGTAGCCAAGCTCTCCTTCGAAAAAGCACTGGCTGTTTGTTCGTTTACTAATCTGTTCTGTCAGGTGGGTGTAATGCTGATGCAGACTGGTTAGTTCGTGCATCCAGTTGGCAAGAATCGCTTCTAAGCCGATACCACTATTATCCGACAGCAAATCAGTAGACGTCGTACTTTTCATAACCTAACGTGATTACGGGGTTCCTCTTGGTTAATTATTTAAATAGTGTTTCGACTGACCTGATGAATACAGAAAATAGGCATGATGAATGCCGGGTCAGTATGTAGTAAGAGGAGAATACAACAGAATCGCTTGGCAAGAAAAACAACAGAGACCCAAAAAACAACTATTATATCTTACAAATACACTATTTATACTAAAAATAGTACACAAGTATACAGATCAAAAACATTCGTATATCTGATTTATTGATTTTACCAGCTAGCAAGAGTAGGCATGGGTTTTTTAACCCCGGCCGCGAGTGCTTCGGCTTAGCCACGCGTCGGGCTAAGCCAAGATTCGTGTGCTTATGGGCGTTTTATCCAGTCTATTTGCTTTGGCAGCCTCTTCCTTGATATAGTTTGCCTTTCTGCAAAACCGTGTTTACCGCCCAATAGAAAGATCAGCTGTTTCGACCCGGCAAAAGGGAGTAACAGCTGATCTTGGTTAAGCGCCGAGCGTACTACCGATTCGTTAGTAGCGCTACAGGCAGGGTGTCAAGCAGGGTTTTTATCGGCAGCGCTCCGGTGGAGTCTATACGCGACTCGGCCAGGCAACGGGTCCATTGCGTTGGTGCGCCATCAGGCAATACCAGTCGGGTATCCTGCCAGTCCAGTTCCATAATCGTTTTGCCCTGCTGCTGACAAAGCTGGGCTGCGTGCAGCGGTATTGCCACTACGTACCAACTCGATTCGTAACGGCGGGCAAACGCCAGAACGTGCTCTCGGTACGTTCCTTCCACGGTAAGCGGCAGGTACTCTCCCTTCGTGAATATGTCAGCGTGTTCGTCGCGCTCCTGCAGCAGGAACCGGGTCAGCCATTGTTTGATACGGCCATCCCAGCGCTGGCTCCACAGATCGGCCCAGATTTCCTGGTCGCCACCCTCCTGACGGGCAATCAGTTCGTCGAGATCACGGCAGAGCCGGTCGAAATCGACTGGTCGCCGGTTGTCGGGATCCACCAGGCTCAGATCCCAGCTTTCGCCCCCCCGGTACACATCGGGCACCCCCGGACAGGTACATTTCAGTACCAGTTGCGCCAGCGAGTTCGTAATCCCCAGATCAGCAACGCTCCGGTGAAAGCGCTGGAATCGGGTCCAGAAAGGACGTTCGGCATCGAAGATTCCATTGACAAAGGTCGATACGGCCTCGAAATAATCTGGCTCAACGTCGTGACCGGTTGTGTGCCGTTTGGCTTCCTGCAACGACTTTTTCATGTACTCCAGCATCCGATTCGGGAAATTGTCCTCGTCCTGTTTCGGCATGGGGTAAGCCCCCAGCAGGTTCTGGTAGATGAAGTATTCATCGTTTTTGTCCAGCCGGGTTTCAGCGTGTAGATCGGCATTCAGATCCTGCCATACCCGCACTTCCTGCAGCCACTCGTCGGCCAGCTCAGTCACTACGTTCAGTCGAGCCCGAACATCTTCGCCCCGTTTGGTATCGTGGGTAGCCGTTGTACTCTGGGCCAGTGGCCAGTTCGCCAGCCGGTCCTGCATAATCTGGTGAAACGTATCCGTCGACAAGCCAAATCGCTCGGGCGAATCGCCAACCTCATTGTGTCCTACGAAACAGTTATACGTATATAGCAACGTATCTTCCACGCCTTTCGCCATCAGCGGGCTCGTAAACTGCATAAGCCGCTGATAGAACTTCAGAGCGCGAGTATTATAAGCGGCATCGCCTTCCTGGGGCCGTATGAGGAGTGCTGCTTCCAGCGCGTCCAGCGCGTCGTTGAGCTCGGGTTTTGTGTCCCGAATACCTGCAATCAACCCGGCAACAATACCCGCTTCGTCGGCTGGCAGGGGCATTTCATTGGCATAGTAACGATACACCGGGCATTGAATCAGCAGCTCACCGATTGCCACTTTCATGTTTCCCGTCTGGATGGCGGCTAGTGCATCATCGTCAACCAGTTGCTGGGCAATAAAGTACTGATACAGATTTTCCAGCTCACCGCCCATACGCTGGTAGAGCATATATGCCTTGCGGTAACTGATCCGCGTGCGCAGGTCCGTATCCGTTTCGATCAGCCCTTGGTAGAAATTTCGGAAAGTTGATTCATTCGTTGAATCTGTGAGCAGGTTATTGACATGGGCCAGGAAATCGTAACCGCTGGTTCCTTCAATGGGCCAGTCGGTGGGCAGGGGCTCGTCGCCCTGCAGGATTTTCTCGACGGAGATATAGGCTTCCGGCCCAAGCAGCGCCCGCAGGCGTTCAAGATATTGTTTAGGGTCATACAATCCGTCGACGTGATCGACTCGTACGCCCTGAAATACCCCCTCCTGCACCAGCCTGTTCGTCAGCTGGTGAACCGCCATAAAGACGTTCTCCTCCTGTGTCGACAGACAGATCAGGCCGTTGATGGTGAAGAACCGGCGGTAGCTCATAATCTGATGACTCTCCGGCTCCATACAGAACCGGTAATGCTGACTGTCGGCAATTTCCTCCAGCAGCGCGGAATCGCTATTTACCGCGTCGATGGCTTTCTGTATATAACTACCCACCTCTTTGTTCCGCATCAGCGCCGTCATCTGCTGCCGGAATTCATGCCAGGCTTCGGCGTAGGTCGCGGGCTCGTCGATGTGGTGAATCTGATTCAGTTCATCCAGCAGGACAACAATAATGTCGTCGGTCTTTCCACCGGCACGTAGTACCCGCTCGTAACTGATCGGTTTCAGTGGCATAGAGTTGCCGCTCACCTGCAGCACCAGTCGATCCTGGTCATAGGCCAGCACCATGTCGCCGTTGGCAATGGTTTCGCTGAGCGGGGCTGGCAGAAAAGCGGCCATGATACGTCCCTGAAAAAACGGACTGGCCAGCGCCGTATCGAAATAATTAGCGTAGCGCGACAGGTCCCCTTTTTCGAACACGTCCATCAGCCACTGGTTATTCGGGTGATAAGCCATGTGGTTGGGAACGATGTCCTGCAGCCAGCCCATACCCGATTCTTTCAGTTGTTGGCTAATGGTTCGGAGCTGATCTTCAGTACCGATTTCGGGGCTGATCCGGTTGGGATCGACGCCGTCGTAGCCGTGCGTACTACCGGGAGTAGCCTCGAAAATAGGCGATGCGTACACGGTTCGAATCCCTAGTTTCTGCAGGTACGGAATCAGCGTATCAAGCTTCGACAGGGGAAAATCGGTATTGAACTGAAAGCGATAAGTCGCAACGGGATTATACATGATGACTTGTGTAGATAAGAATGGATTCAGGCTGTACCAGTACGTTCGCGCCACTGGTCAGCGTTTCGGGGGCGGCCATCGATCCCAGCCATTTTGGATCGGCAGAGTCGAACAGCAGCGACCAGGTATGCCCATCGTCGGGCACCATCATGAGCTGGGCAATTTTGTTAAAGTTCATCAGGCAGATCAAAATCGGCCCATTCCTGTTAGTATCCTGGTGCTGCCGTTGCAGCATCAGCGTCTGGTGTTCATCGTCCACGACAACAGCCACCGACTCCCGATCCGGGTGTTGCAGGGCCGACTCTTTCCGGAGTTTCAGCAGGGTCTGATAATAGCGGAACATGACCTGGTGTGGCTCCTGATTTAACCGATCCCAGTTCAGTTTAGAGTGCAGAAACGTCTCTTCCGCCTGCGGATCGGGCGCATCGATTGTTGTTTGAAAGGCCGCAAACTCGGCTTTGCGCCCCTTCCGGACGGCCTCGACCAGGTCCGGGTCAGAATGGCTCACAAAATACATGAATGGGTTCTGTTCGCTCCATTCCTCACCCATGAACAGCATGGGCAGATAAGGGCTGCTTAGTACCGCCCCCGCCATCAGCTTCTGCATCGAAAAACTCACCAGCTGGCTGGGTCGTTCGCCCAGCATCCGGTTCCCGATCTGATCGTGATTCTGCGAGAACACCACAAACTGGTGACCGGGATGCCCTTTCGTTGGGCTCCCCACGATACAGGACCGCCGGGGCATGTATAGTCCATCGTACACATAAGCATCTTTATAGGACTTTGCCAGGTGATTGATGCCGTCGTAGTCGGCGTAATAGCCGTGACGTTCGCCCCCCGCCGTTACGCGCAGCGCGTGATGAAACTCATCGTTCCACTGCGCGTCCATGCCATAGCCCTGGTGTTCGAGCGGACTGATATAGCGGGTTTCGTTGAGGTCCAGTTCCACAATGAGATGATGCGCCTTGCCGGTTTCTACCATCAGAATATCGACGTATTCCTTGATCTCGCGCAGAATGTGCTTATCGCTCTCATCACGGATGGCATGCACAGCGTCGAGCCGTAACGTATCGATATGAAAATCGCGGAACCACATCAGCACGTTTTCGATTACGTAGCGCCGGACACTGTCGCTGTAGTCATCGTCGAAGTTTACGGCGTCGCCCCAGGGGGTGCTGTATTTGTTGGTAAAATAAGGGCCGTAGGCAGGCAGGTAATTCCCCTCGGGGCCGATGTGGTTATACACCACGTCGAGCACGACCGCCAGCCCTTTGGCATGACAGGCATCGACCAACTGCTGCAGGCCAGCCGCGCCACCGTAAGAATACTGCACCGCAAACGGAAAAACGCCGTCGTAGCCCCAGTTGCGTTCACCCGGGAACTGGGCTACGGGCATAATTTCAATGGCGTTGATGCCTAGTTCAACCAGATAGTCCAGCTTACTTTCGATACCGGCAAAGGTACCGTCGGCCGTGAACGTACCCGTATGCAGTTCATAAAGCAGGTAATCTTTCAGGGGCGGGCTTTGCCAGTCCTGATCGGTCCAGGAAAACGTACTCGTATCAACCACCTGTGAGGGGCCATGCACGCCCTGCGGCTGCGCCATCGAAACCGGATCGGGCAGGCTTCGGTCGTTATTAAGCACAAGGGTATATAAGTCTCCGGCTTTGATCTGATCGGTCGTCAGCTGCCAGTAACCTGGTACTTTGTTGTCGAGCGGGAGCGTCAATTCGCCATCACGGAGCCGAATGTCCACAGCTTCGGCAAACGGCGCCCAAACCAGCACACGGGCTTCACCATCGGGCGCAAACGTAACGCCCAGCTGACGCTGGTTGACTAGTTGTTCCAGTTGTTGCATAAAACGGAATGGTATTTCAGTTTTTCAGTGATTGTTAAAAAATAACCGATTGACGGCTCTTCTGTTAGGACAAATCCATAAAAACTAGACAACACGGCTGTCAGATCAGCCAGGAAGGGAGCCACTGTTTGTGATAGAATGGAATCAGCTTTTCCCCTCATGGGGCGTCCGACTGACCCGAGACCTAAGCTTGCAGAGGTGTTGCTCTGACCACCCCTAGCCCCTCCTAGAAAATTAGGAGGGGAACATGCAGAAGTGACCTTTTTTCACCCCCTCCTAATTTTCTAGGAGGGGGCAGGGGGTGGTCAGAGTCCCACTACAGGACTACCCCCCAAACAATTAAATTAATCATCCCCATGCCTGCAGGTAGGCGAAACACCGGAAGCAAGCTGATACCGGAAGCGCCTGGAACGGGAGTCAACGAGTTATTGCCGCATACGTAATAAACCCTTGTCAATTTCGAAAAAATGCGTCTGTGATGCGCGCAGCGCTATATTTCATTGAATATAACGCTCTATCGGTTCAGTAGGCCACTGGATAACAATCAAATTTAGCCCCGGCTTATCAGCGCCCATTTGAGTTAAACACATAAATCTGTTTAATCGATATGCTAGCTGAAACCAAGAGTTATACTGATACGGCAGCCACGCTACCCGAAACCCGTGTGGTAACGCTAACCGTCAACGGCACCAGGCGTCAACTAACCATTGCCCCCTGGACAACCCTGCTGGATGCTCTCCGGGAGTATCTAGACCTGACGGGTACCAAAAAAGGCTGCGACCATGGCCAGTGCGGGGCCTGCACGGTGCTGGTTGACGGCAAACGAATCAATTCCTGCCTGACGCTGGCCGTGATGAAAGAGGGCGCCGACATTACGACTATTGAGGGACTGGCCGAGGGCGACGCATTACATCCCATCCAGAGTGCGTTCATCGAACACGATGCCTTTCAGTGTGGCTACTGCACCCCAGGGCAGATCTGTTCGGCGGTTGGGCTGATGAACGAAGGGCGTGTGCGTACCACCGCCGACATCCGCGAGCTGATGAGTGGCAACATCTGCCGCTGCGGTGCCTATCCGCACATTGTCGACGCCATAAACGAGGTACTGCAAGTTCCCAAAAAAGCCTGATCCATGAATAGTTTCTCATACTCAAAACCCGCTTCTGTGACCGATGCCGTGGGTGAGCAGACGGCCCACCAGCAAAGCAAGTTCATTGCGGGCGGCACCAACCTCATCGACCTGATGAAGGAGAACGTCGAGCGGCCCGACCACCTGGTAGACATTAATCACCTGCCGTTAGCCGCCATCGAAGATACCGAAGCGGGCGGCCTGCGCCTGGGAGCCCTGGTCACCAACGCGGATACGGCCTACCACGAACAGGTCGAAAAAAGGTACCCCCTCCTGGCGCAGACAATTCTGGCGGGTGCCTCACCCCAGTTACGGAATATGGCTACGAACGGTGGGAACCTGTTTCAGCGGACCCGCTGCTATTATTTCTACGACAACGCTACGCCCTGCAACAAGCGCGAACCCGGTTCGGGCTGTGGCGCCATTAACGGCTACAACCGAATCCACGCCATTCTCGGGACGAGCAACCAGTGCATTGCCACCCACCCGTCGGACATGTGCGTCGCGCTGGCGGCTCTGGACGCTACGGTACAGGTGTCGGGGCCAAACGGGGATCGTAGCATTCCCATTGCCGACTTCCACCGGCTGCCCGGCGACGAACCGCAGCGCGACAATACCGTACAGGCCGGAGAGCTGGTAACGGCTATCGACCTGCCCGCCAAAGGTTTTTCGGAATACCATGCCTACCTGAAACTACGTGACCGGGCTTCGTATGCGTTTGCCCTCGTATCGGTAGCAGCCGCCCTGGAACTGGATGGCGACACAGTGACCGACGCTCGTGTGGCGCTCGGGGGGGTCGCGCACAAGCCCTGGCGCAAGCCCGAAGCCGAAGCATTATTAATCGGCAAACCGGCAACAAAAGAAAACTATCAGCTCGTTGCCGAGAAGCTGCTGGAAGGCGCTACCGGCTTTGGGCACAATACGTTTAAGATTGAACTGGCTAAACGCGCCATCGTCCGGGCGCTGGGTATAGCTGCTAAACAGGAACCAACCGAATGAGCAACGTAATAGGAAAAGGCGTCAGCCGCGTTGATGGTAAAGCCAAGGTTACGGGGGCAGCCAAATACGCGGGCGAGTTCAACGTACCGGAGCTAACGTATGGCTACGTACTATCGAGCGCTATCGCCAAAGGAAAAATTGTGAGTATTGATACCAGCCGGGCTATGGCGCTTCCTGGTGTACTAAAAGTATTCACCCACGAAAACCGCCCCAGCACGGCCAAACTCGATTTTAGCTACAACGACCAGGACGCCCCACCGGGCTCGCCGTTCCGCCCGTTGTATGATGCTGAAATCAAGTTCAGCGCCCAGCCCGTAGCGCTGGTTGTTGCCGAAACGTTTGAGCTGGCCCGCTTCGCGGCCACTCTTGTTGACATCACCTATGAGGAGGCTGATCACGAAACGGATCTGCTTCTCAACCTGGACAAGGCCCGCAAACCTAAGTCCGGTATAGCCAGCCTGCTGAAACCACCACCACCAAAGCCCAAAGGTGATTTCAAAAAGGCGTATAACGCAGCCCCGAACCAGGTAGCGGCTACCTACGTGCACGCGGTGGAGCACCATAACCCAATGGAAATGTTTGCCTCGACGGTGGTTTTTGAAAAAGACGGCAAGCTGACGATTTATGACAAAACACAGGGCGTTACAAATAGTAAAATGTACGTAACGCAGGTGTTTGGTCTGTCAGGTGACAACGTCCGGATTATGTCGCCTTACATGGGTGGCGGTTTTGGTTCCGGTCTGCGTCCCCAGTACCAGTTGTTTATGGCAACGATGGCCGCGCTGGACCTCAAACGCTCCGTTCGGGTTACGCTGACCCGCCAGCAGATGTTTACGTTTGGGCATCGTCCCAACACGATTCAGCATGTTGCAATGGCAGCTACCGACGAAGGAAAAATTAATGCTCTTTTCCACGACGCCATCGGCGAAACCTCGCAGATGGAAGATTATGTCGAAACGGTCGTAAACTGGGGGGGTATGCTCTACCCCGTCAAAAACGTAACGCTGGGGCATAAACTTGTTCCACTGGACGTAAACAGTCCCCTCGATATGCGTGCACCGGG encodes:
- a CDS encoding MarR family winged helix-turn-helix transcriptional regulator — encoded protein: MLLSHIEEAGTTNNELAKRSGVSKQMMSKIVGLLEKDGYIYTQKNPNDSRSSIIFLNDRGKKLFLALKDCMQQVREKFDNIVGHAEMEQVINTMARLLAELDKEEQ
- a CDS encoding NAD-dependent succinate-semialdehyde dehydrogenase — protein: MTFQSINPFTQQLLETYPADSNETIERKLQQAERAFADWSALSIQERTGYLLRVGEQLTANKEQLGELITAEMGKTRKEAVSEIEKCAACCTFYAGHAEQFLADQTIESDALRSYVSYQPLGPVLAIMPWNFPFWQVFRFAIPGLIAGNVGLLKHAPNVFGSSLAIDDVFRKAGLPEGVFQSLLIDVAPVEGLLKDKRIKAVTLTGSGRAGASVAGIAGSQIKKSVLELGGSDALVVLADADLEKAAEIAVKSRMQNAGQSCIAAKRFIIDKQVKKQFTELVLQQIQQIRQGNPLDDATTMGPMARMDLADSVERQYHESVAKGAKPLTGGDQTSIQRSGCNVQPMLLDNVTPGMAAFDEETFGPLAVLVEAKDEADAIRLANQSDFGLGSAIWTQDLEKGARLASQIQAGSVFINGLMRSDARVPFGGIKQSGFGRELSEVGIREFVNVKTIWIEKPGT
- the treY gene encoding malto-oligosyltrehalose synthase, whose protein sequence is MYNPVATYRFQFNTDFPLSKLDTLIPYLQKLGIRTVYASPIFEATPGSTHGYDGVDPNRISPEIGTEDQLRTISQQLKESGMGWLQDIVPNHMAYHPNNQWLMDVFEKGDLSRYANYFDTALASPFFQGRIMAAFLPAPLSETIANGDMVLAYDQDRLVLQVSGNSMPLKPISYERVLRAGGKTDDIIVVLLDELNQIHHIDEPATYAEAWHEFRQQMTALMRNKEVGSYIQKAIDAVNSDSALLEEIADSQHYRFCMEPESHQIMSYRRFFTINGLICLSTQEENVFMAVHQLTNRLVQEGVFQGVRVDHVDGLYDPKQYLERLRALLGPEAYISVEKILQGDEPLPTDWPIEGTSGYDFLAHVNNLLTDSTNESTFRNFYQGLIETDTDLRTRISYRKAYMLYQRMGGELENLYQYFIAQQLVDDDALAAIQTGNMKVAIGELLIQCPVYRYYANEMPLPADEAGIVAGLIAGIRDTKPELNDALDALEAALLIRPQEGDAAYNTRALKFYQRLMQFTSPLMAKGVEDTLLYTYNCFVGHNEVGDSPERFGLSTDTFHQIMQDRLANWPLAQSTTATHDTKRGEDVRARLNVVTELADEWLQEVRVWQDLNADLHAETRLDKNDEYFIYQNLLGAYPMPKQDEDNFPNRMLEYMKKSLQEAKRHTTGHDVEPDYFEAVSTFVNGIFDAERPFWTRFQRFHRSVADLGITNSLAQLVLKCTCPGVPDVYRGGESWDLSLVDPDNRRPVDFDRLCRDLDELIARQEGGDQEIWADLWSQRWDGRIKQWLTRFLLQERDEHADIFTKGEYLPLTVEGTYREHVLAFARRYESSWYVVAIPLHAAQLCQQQGKTIMELDWQDTRLVLPDGAPTQWTRCLAESRIDSTGALPIKTLLDTLPVALLTNR
- the treZ gene encoding malto-oligosyltrehalose trehalohydrolase, coding for MQQLEQLVNQRQLGVTFAPDGEARVLVWAPFAEAVDIRLRDGELTLPLDNKVPGYWQLTTDQIKAGDLYTLVLNNDRSLPDPVSMAQPQGVHGPSQVVDTSTFSWTDQDWQSPPLKDYLLYELHTGTFTADGTFAGIESKLDYLVELGINAIEIMPVAQFPGERNWGYDGVFPFAVQYSYGGAAGLQQLVDACHAKGLAVVLDVVYNHIGPEGNYLPAYGPYFTNKYSTPWGDAVNFDDDYSDSVRRYVIENVLMWFRDFHIDTLRLDAVHAIRDESDKHILREIKEYVDILMVETGKAHHLIVELDLNETRYISPLEHQGYGMDAQWNDEFHHALRVTAGGERHGYYADYDGINHLAKSYKDAYVYDGLYMPRRSCIVGSPTKGHPGHQFVVFSQNHDQIGNRMLGERPSQLVSFSMQKLMAGAVLSSPYLPMLFMGEEWSEQNPFMYFVSHSDPDLVEAVRKGRKAEFAAFQTTIDAPDPQAEETFLHSKLNWDRLNQEPHQVMFRYYQTLLKLRKESALQHPDRESVAVVVDDEHQTLMLQRQHQDTNRNGPILICLMNFNKIAQLMMVPDDGHTWSLLFDSADPKWLGSMAAPETLTSGANVLVQPESILIYTSHHV
- a CDS encoding (2Fe-2S)-binding protein; translation: MLAETKSYTDTAATLPETRVVTLTVNGTRRQLTIAPWTTLLDALREYLDLTGTKKGCDHGQCGACTVLVDGKRINSCLTLAVMKEGADITTIEGLAEGDALHPIQSAFIEHDAFQCGYCTPGQICSAVGLMNEGRVRTTADIRELMSGNICRCGAYPHIVDAINEVLQVPKKA
- a CDS encoding FAD binding domain-containing protein; this encodes MNSFSYSKPASVTDAVGEQTAHQQSKFIAGGTNLIDLMKENVERPDHLVDINHLPLAAIEDTEAGGLRLGALVTNADTAYHEQVEKRYPLLAQTILAGASPQLRNMATNGGNLFQRTRCYYFYDNATPCNKREPGSGCGAINGYNRIHAILGTSNQCIATHPSDMCVALAALDATVQVSGPNGDRSIPIADFHRLPGDEPQRDNTVQAGELVTAIDLPAKGFSEYHAYLKLRDRASYAFALVSVAAALELDGDTVTDARVALGGVAHKPWRKPEAEALLIGKPATKENYQLVAEKLLEGATGFGHNTFKIELAKRAIVRALGIAAKQEPTE